The genome window TTGCGCTTTAGGAACATCGACATACGTGCATGCGCATGATCGACCTGCACAAAGAAACCCGACAACCAGCGCATACGCTCCAAGACGCGCCTCCACTCCTGATCTAAAGGAATATGCCCGTCACGAGTCGTTTGAAATGAATGGACATGGCGGCTCGCTAAAGGAGGCACCACACCTTTCATTCTCATATCTAGGCTATTCATACTGTGACTTAGTTCGTCTCTCATATCAGATTGATCGGTTGATTGTTCTATTTAAGGAGCCACTACTCTAACAAATATATCAATATGATTTCCACTCCATCACGGAGCAAAAAAAGCCGGATGTGAACACGTCACACCCGGCTTCAAACAACAATGAATACTATAACTTAGAATTGGTAGCTTGCGCTCAAACGAAGCACACGACCGGGGCTATTGAGACCATATGCAGTATAAATCGTGTGATCTTGATACTCCTTATCGAACACATTGTCGACGTTCAGCGCCAAGGTCAGATCCTTAAAAGCAGATGGCTTAATGCTAAAATTAAAGTTGTGCAGCACATAGGAGTCTTTCCCTGCGACCGCGGGGAAGCGCCCAAGCGCCTCTTCATCGACACTTTCTCGATACTCGACGAACCAACCAGTGCGCCAGAAAAAGCTGCCATCTGGACGACTAGCCACATAGCCGAAATCACCAATCCAACGACGACCTGCAACGACCATGCCTAAGTCATCGTCGTAGTCGTTATCACCACCATCTGGCTCAGCATACGCGACACCGAGCGAACCATAGTAGCCGTTCTTGCGTGCGCCGATCTTCACTTCATAGCCTTCATTCTCAACATCACCAAATGATCCGTAACCTGTCGGATAGAGGTAGTTATTGATCTCTTGCTCAAAGTAAGAGCCCTCCGCGTAGATGAAGCCGTTATCGTAGTTAAAGCCAATCTTCCAGGTTTCTGCTTCTTCACCATCAGTGCCTGCAGGGTATGGGTTCACCCCTGCGAAGATCGCTTCACGAGTGCTCACGCCACGATACGCCTCAGCATACCCCGCAGTCAGAGTCAGGTGCTCGATTGGGAATATAGATACATTCACATTTGGGCTCACTTCATCCGAATCAAAGTCGTCTCCATACAAATCTTCGTATTCATAATCATCATAACGAGCGCCGAATGAGACTTCAGCATACTCCGTCACTGGCACCGTTGCTTGTGTGTATAAACCAAAAACTTCTGTATCTTCGGTGCCAGAGACTCCGTATGGATCGCCATACACCTTCGCCTCGTCTTCACGATAATCGACACCATACGTGATCGCTACGATTTCGAAATCGCTGGTATTGCGAATATCCAAACCGTAGGTCTCGACCTCTGTGCCAGCATTGGTTTCTGTGCGCTCAAACTCTTGCTTCGTATAGTAGAAGGTATTTTCGAGATCGAGCCATTCTATGTCTTCCGGTGCGACATCATAACTAAGTGTCGCAGTATTACGCTCCGTATTCACCTCTTGTAAGGGGCCCAATGGGCGCCCTGTGCCACCAAGCACATCGTTATTAATATTTACACGATCATACGAATCGAATTCTTCAGCCATATACTCGTAGCTGAGTTCGACTGTCTGTGACTCATCTAAACGCCCCGTCACTTTAGCCAGTGCACTAGTGCGCTCATAGTCGGAGTTCTCAATCGTATCACCATCGCCATCTTCAAAATCATCGCGATCCATATAGGAACCACTCACCAGCGCTCCCCACCCTTCGGCAAACTCACCGTAAGCAGACTGTGATAATTTATAACCATCACCGTTATAATAACCAGTGGCCTTGGACAAAGCACCAAATGTCTCTCCCTCATTGAGAAGATCGTATGCATTGACTGTTTCAAATCGGATCGCACCAGCAAGGGCACCCGCACCATCAAGGGCAGAGCCAGCACCAGAGACGACTTCGACACTCTTAAGCAACTCAGGCTCAATCATGACTGCAGACGCATGATGATACAAATTGGTCGCTTGTGTGGCACCATCAATGGAGACATTGGCCAAGTTCGATTCCAAATTGTTAATAAAGATTTGCTGTGCTTGTGCTTTGCCGCCGTTCACGTCGACCGACAAGCTCTGATCAAACAGAGCAGCCAAATCCTCTGGTTGCTTCGTTTCAATAAAGTCACGAGAGACCGAATTCGAGAGTGTATACTCGATTGTTTCAGCTTCATTTCCTTTCAAGGTTACCTCGTCAAGCTCAACGTCTTTCTGCGCGGGCTCTTGCGCAAGCAAAGAGCTAGACAGCAAGGTCGCCGCAGAGCATGCGCTCGCGAGATATTGGATCGTTTTGTTTTTCATCTGTTTGTTGGTTGGTTGTGTTGTATAAAGTTACACAGCGGATTCGCCTCGTGTAAGCGCACCAAAATAACAAATCAGCGAATGAAATAACTACCCCATGGGGGAGGA of Lentimonas sp. CC4 contains these proteins:
- a CDS encoding TonB-dependent receptor produces the protein MKNKTIQYLASACSAATLLSSSLLAQEPAQKDVELDEVTLKGNEAETIEYTLSNSVSRDFIETKQPEDLAALFDQSLSVDVNGGKAQAQQIFINNLESNLANVSIDGATQATNLYHHASAVMIEPELLKSVEVVSGAGSALDGAGALAGAIRFETVNAYDLLNEGETFGALSKATGYYNGDGYKLSQSAYGEFAEGWGALVSGSYMDRDDFEDGDGDTIENSDYERTSALAKVTGRLDESQTVELSYEYMAEEFDSYDRVNINNDVLGGTGRPLGPLQEVNTERNTATLSYDVAPEDIEWLDLENTFYYTKQEFERTETNAGTEVETYGLDIRNTSDFEIVAITYGVDYREDEAKVYGDPYGVSGTEDTEVFGLYTQATVPVTEYAEVSFGARYDDYEYEDLYGDDFDSDEVSPNVNVSIFPIEHLTLTAGYAEAYRGVSTREAIFAGVNPYPAGTDGEEAETWKIGFNYDNGFIYAEGSYFEQEINNYLYPTGYGSFGDVENEGYEVKIGARKNGYYGSLGVAYAEPDGGDNDYDDDLGMVVAGRRWIGDFGYVASRPDGSFFWRTGWFVEYRESVDEEALGRFPAVAGKDSYVLHNFNFSIKPSAFKDLTLALNVDNVFDKEYQDHTIYTAYGLNSPGRVLRLSASYQF